GAAGCACTGCCAAGCTACAGCGGACAATGGACGTATATCCTGGCGATTATGGCTGCGATGACGATGGTCATCGGAAACATTGCTGCCATCCCGCAGACCAATATCAAGAGAATGCTTGCGTACTCAAGTATCGCGCAGGCCGGCTATATTATCACGGGAATTATCGCCATAAGTTCCGCTGGGATCAAAGCAGTTGCGTTCTATTCGATGGTGTATGTGTTTGCGACGATCGGTGCTTTTGCGGTTGTCATCACATTCTCCCAGAATACGGGGAGTGAAGAGATTAAAGATTATGCAGGGCTTGCCCAGCGTTCACCGTTTATGGCCGCCGTGCTGACGGTATGTCTCCTGTCGATGGCAGGGATACCGCCTCTCGCCGGTTTTGTCGGCAAACTTTATTTGTTTTCTTCGATCGTTAACCAGGGCTATTTATGGCTCGTCATTCTCGGTCTGGTCATGAGCATGGTTTCCGTCTATTACTATTTGCTCGTGGTTAAAGCCATGTATATGAACGATCCTGTCTCCAGCACACCAATCAAGGTTCCGGTCGGAACCAATGTTACCCTACTGCTGATTCTGGTCCTCACGCTGGTTCTCGGTGTCTATGCCGAGCCACTGTCAGTGCTGGCAAATATGGCTGGAAATGCGATGTTTCCTTTCTGATGTAAATGAAGGCATCAAAGGAGTATTATCGATGATATTCATCTTGGATAATTATGATTCATTCACATACAATCTGTACCAGTATTTTGGAGAGCTCGGGGAGGAAGTACTCGCTCGGCGTCCTGAGGAGTGTACGATCGCCTGGATCCAGCAGCTGGAACCGGAGCTTATTGTGATTTCTCCGGGTCCCTGCTCACCGAATGAATCGGTCTTTGCGCTGGAAGTCATTCGGCATTTCCAGGGGAAAATTCCGCTGCTGGGCATTTGCCTTGGCCATCAGGCGATCGGGCAGGTTTTTGAGGCTGAGGTTGTCCGGGCCAAGACGCCGGTTCATGGCAAAATATCGAGCATCATGCATGATCAATCCGGCGTATTCCGGGATATTGCCAGCCCCTTTACGGTAACCCGCTACCATTCTCTGGCCCTGCGCAGAAACAGTATACCTGCTGACTTTATTATTTCCGCGGAAACAGAAGACGGTCAGGTGATGGGGATCCGTCACCGCTATTTGCCGATTGAAGGAGTACAGTTCCATCCGGAGGCTATTCTTACAGAAAACGGTCATCAAATGCTGCGGAACGCAGTACAGGATGCCCGCAGGTGGCTTAGTGAACACGGCAAATCAAAGATGATTCAAGCGTTAAAAGCATCTGTAATACCACAAACAATTCAGAAACCAGGAATACCAGGATCAGTAAAGACATTGGAAACACCAGAATTAGAAATATCAGAAACCCAGGAAACGCCTGATGAAGATGAAATCAAGCAGAATATCTGGCAAGTTAGGCCTTTTATCACAGATCTGAAGCCGTTCGAGATGCTTCAGGTGTTTAAAAATGCCAGAGATCCTTTCTTCTTGGACAGTGGGGACGGTTATACCGAACTTGGGAAGTATTCTTATTTTGGGGCGGATCCTTTCTTAAAGATCAGCGCTCATAGATATCAGTATAGCATCGCAAAGAGCTGCAAAGACGAGGAACTGATCGCTTACTCCGCACCGCAGTACAGCCTAACAATTTTGAACGACTATGTCTTGAAATATCAGGCTCCTTCCGCGGCACCTTTTCCGTTTGCCGGAGGGGCTGTCGGATACTTCAGCTACGATCTGAAAAATGAGATTGAAGAATTGCCTGTACGGGTCAAAGATGACCTTGGGATGCCGCTCTGGCGGCTGGCCTGGTATGACGGGATTGTTGTCTACGAACACGCAACGGGAACTTACAGTCTGACGGCCTGCGGCATGACGGATCAGGGCTGCTGCGACCCCTCTCTCGCGCAGGAAAGGCTTGATAAACTGGAGAAGCTCCTCCGGCACTATGTAGAGGAACAATATTTGGCTAATGGTTCAGCAGAGCACCCCTGCACAGGAAATGAATTAGCTGTTTTCGGTATTTCCTTTGCCGAAGTTCATAAAGCTGTCTCCCAGGAACAATATTACAGGGATCTGCAGCGGGTCATTGATTACATTTATGCCGGTGATATCTATCAGGCGAATCTGGCTCAGATGTTCAGTGTCAGGTATGAAGGAGACCCCTGGGATTTGTATAAGCAGCTTCATCACAAGAATTCTGCTCCATTTGCTGCGTTCTTGCCGTATCCCGATTTTCAGATCCTGTCATCCTCTCCGGAACGGTTTATTAAGATTACACCGGACGGAAATATTGAAACGCGCCCAATCAAGGGAACCCGGCCAAGGGGAAAAACGCCGGAGGAAGACCAAAGACTTGCAGACAAGCTGGTTAACAGTGAAAAAGACAGGGCTGAACTTACGATGATCATCGATCTCGAACGCAATGACCTTGGAAGGATCTGTGAGTTTGGATCAGTGCTTACCACAGAACTGCTGACCCTGGAAAAATATTCGACTGTTTGGCACCTCGTTGCCACAGTCGTTGGGAAACTCAAGAAATCCTTAAAACCGGAAGAACTGATCAAAGCCATTTTCCCGGGCGGCTCGATCACCGGTGCGCCCAAAATCAGAGCGATGGAAATCATTGATGAGCTTGAACCGTATAATAGGGGTATTTACACCGGGAGCATCGGCTATATCGGCTTCGATGGGGCCTGGGATTTAAATATTGTGATCCGGACCATTCTGCTGAAAGAGAAAACGGCGTATCTTCATGCCGGGGGAGGGATTGTTGCCGATTCGATCCCCCAAAAAGAATATGAAGAAACAATCCATAAAGCGGGAAGGCTTCTGGAAGTTTTGGGGGTTAAGCTTGATGGGAAATCAAAACAGTAAATGCGGAAGCTTCGATAAAATCGAGCGTATCGGGGTTTTTGAAACGATAAAGGTTACTGCCGACGGGATCGTCGTACCTGGATTGCATTGGGAGAGGATGAGCAAGGGCGGTAAGCTTCTTGGAATCACCATTCCCGCTTATGATGAATGGCTGAATGAGATCGAGACTTACCTAAGAGAAACAGAAATCGAGCAGCTGCCAGTTGCTTTGAGAGCAGAAATCAGGAAAGATCCGAGTCTGATTTCCGATCAAAGCCAAAATCATAATCATAATAACCAGTGGCTTTTCAGCACTAGAGCAGTCTCCTATACTCGTGAACAATATGAAGAGGGTGTCCGGGTCCTGTTTATGCCGGAGCACCGGTCTGACCCTATACCGCTCAACTACATTAAATCCGCAGATTTTCTGGATACTGCCGCTGCCCTGCGCGCGGTGCAGGGCAGCGGTGCGTTTGAAGGGATCTGGTTGAACAGCAGGGGCCAGATAATGGAGGGGACTAGAAGCAATATTTTCTTTGTAAAGGATGGGCATCTTTATACGCCTTCCCTGGAAAGCGGCTGCCTGGCCGGTATCAGAAGAAGGATCGTGATAGAAAAAGCCCTTGAGCTGACCATACCGTTCAGTGAAGGCGTTTATTATCCTGAAGACTTATTGAATGCTGATGAAGTTTTCCTTACCAATTCCCTGATGGACGTCATGCCGGTAAGAGAACTGGAAGAAAAAGTATTTCGGCTTGATGGAACACTTGGGCGTCGGCTGTCCTTGCCTATTTGAACTGAAAAGACTCGTAGTGAAAATATCCGATACGCAGTCCGCAGGTCTTTAATTCTCTTTCCAGTTTGATCCTCAACGGTTCCGGACCGCAGAAATAGACATCAACAGTTTCGGTCTTGGGTACCGCTTCGCAAATATCTTCGGCACCCAGAAACCCTTTCGTCTGGAGATCGTGCAAATGCACGCGAATACCACTCCCGGCTGCAAGGGTTTTTATTTCATCCAAATAGGGTCCTTCGGCTTCATTGTTATAACAGTAAAACAGGTCAATGGAATATTGCGGAGGGATCGCAGACTGGTAGAAACTGCGAAATGGCGTAATGCCGATTCCGCCGGCCAGCCAGACCTGACGGTTTGATCCAGCCTTATAATCGAAGCGGCCGTGGGGGGAGGTTACGGCAAAAGTATCTCCCTCCTGAACGCTTTCCAGTAAAGCAGAGGTGTGATCTCCCAAAGCCTTGATCGCAAACTGTATCTCATTCTTTCGGAAAGACTGGCTTATCGTGAACGGATGAGAAGGAAATTTTTTACCTTCCTCGGTAAACTTGATAAAAGTAAATTGTCCTTCCTTATAGCGGATTCCTTTTTTAAAGGCTTTGCCGGTAATTTCAAGAGTATTTTTGGCGACCGTGCGGATGTTCGTTACGACATAGCGGGATTGAAATGCTGTTCTTTCATAAAATCCTATACTGTAGATTGCCGAAGTCAGACCGACCAGATTAACCAGATTCAGCCACAGCCCCAGGGCGCTTAAGCCTGTAACGGCATAGTCCGAGCTGCCGTAATAATGAATGATTCCGATCATATAAGGAATAAAAAAGAGCTTGTGAATATTCTTCCATTTTTCATAATTCATTTTCCAGGCGAACAGCGCAAGCAAGATTAAGACGATAAAAAGCAGCATGCTCAGGTTGGCGATCCCGGAAAAAAGCTCCGCCCCATTTTCCACTCCTGGTGGCGGACCATTCAAACCATGTGGACCCGGTCCCAAATTCACCCTGTTCTCCCCATAATGATTACCCTTACCTGCGTCGAGCGTAAATCGATGCACGAAGATCAAAAGAACACTCGTGATACTTAAAACTTTATGGTAAAGGTAACTTTTGTCCAGGCCATGGAACAGGGAGTCCAGCAGCGGATGACGTGTTGAAATAAAATTGACCCAGGCAAAGCAAACTAGCATGAGCGAAGCAGCCATCTCGGAGTATTGTCTGACCGGGGCAACATTCCTTAATGGTTCGCTGACTGACCAGAAGATAAAGGTCAGGATCAAAGTAAGCAGAATGAACAGGGGGCCTTGACGTTTACGCATGTTTTCATCCTCCGAGTGTAATAGAATAGTAAAGGAATAAAGCAATCATACTATAGTGCTGCTATAGTATGATGAGGTAATATATTCCACACAGACCTGCTTTTTTCCTTTAAGCGCTATTGGATACAGTGTATCACATCTGCAATTCTCCGTCAGAATGAAGTGTTTATCAAAAAATAGTTCCGGAATCATAATTTTTAATTATCTAACTCTAGCGAAAACTAGGATTATTCAGTATAATGATATTCATGTGAATTGAATAATTGTTTTTTGTTTTGAAACAGTGGGGATGTAGCTCAGCTGGGAGAGCGCTTGCTTCGCATGTAAGAGGTCGTGGGTTCGAATCCCATCATCTCCACCAAGTTAAAAGCTACATTTTCTTGTGAAAAGCGCACAAGAAAATGTAGTTTACTTTATATATCAGCAATAAAAATATAACTTCGGCATGACGGCTCGTTAACTGTCATGTCTTTTTATTTTGTAAGCATAGAAAGGAGCATTTCAAATGAATAACAATATAGTCATTGAAATACCGTCTATCAAAAAAGAAGTTTTACGTGTCGCCGCTTACTGCAGGGTCAGCACAGCTTATGAAGAACAACAAACCAGTCTGGATTCACAGATTCGATATTATACAGATTACATCAACAATCATGAGGGCTGGGTACTTGCAGATATCTATTCTGAGCAGGCATCAGGTACGCGCTTTGATAACAGAACCGCATTCAACCGTATGATGAAAGACTGCCGCGCCGGAAAAATTGATTATATCATTACCAAGTCTATCAGTCGTTTCGGGCGAAACACTCTTCCCTTTTTACGGAGCTTTAATGAACTCCTTGGTTTAGGTATTACAATTTACTTTGAAATGGAGAGGTTGGATTCGTCTGATTGGCGAATGCGAAAAATCATTACCGCAGCTGCAGCTGTTGCTCAAAGTGAAAGTGAGTCAAAGAGTGCGAATATCAAGTGGGGAATTCAACGCAGCTTTGAAAAAGGGCATGTCAAGCTGAACCATACCAACTTCCTCGGTTACACAAAAGATGAGAATGGCAAATTGGTTATCGTTGAAGAAGAAGCCAAAATAGTCCGGCTCATTTATGATTTATACCTGAAAGGCTATGGCTACCGCAAGATTAAATCTTACCTTGAAAAGAATGACATAAAAACGGTAACGGGAAAGTCTGAATGGAGCACTTCCACCATTGACCGGATCCTTTGCAATGAAAAATATATTGGAACTATATTATCCCAAAAGAGCTATGTTGAAAATTGCCTGACTCACAAACAGGTAAAAAACAACGGTGAGTCGCCTATGTATCTTATGGAGAATAATCACGAAGCGATTATAAGCAAGGAGGTTTTTGAGGAAGTCCAGCATAGAAAATCCTCGTAAAGTTTGCATTAGAAGTCAGGCCCTTATATTAAAAAAACAACTGTACATCATTCTAAATATGGCGAATTTGCCATAATAAGCGGGACAATTAATATTCTGTGAACCATTGAGAGTTTTTGTCGAATTCTCAACTGATTAACCATTGCATTTGTTCGCACCTACGCATATAATATAATTAGATTATTTTGGAAATTGAGGTGTCTGACGTGGGTGCATACATAAGTGTAAAAGATGCCGCTCAAAAATGGGGATTGTCAGACCGACGTGTACAAGTTTTGTGTTCTCAGAAACGAATAGAGGGAGCATTTAGACTGGGCAATGCATGGGCAATACCTGTTGATGCAAAAAAACCAGATGATCAGCGAAAAAACTGGAATAAGTACTAAGGGGAAATTTGGATATGAGTAATCCGATTTATAAAAGCATTAATATTACTAATCTATTACTTAATTCCAGTAATCCGCGGTTTAATCCTGTGGAGCATCAATCGGAAGCTATTGACGCTATGGTTCGTGACCAGCAGGATAAACTAGTTACTCTAGCTAAACATATTGCTCTTTATGGATTAAATCCCAGCGACATTGTTCTTGTGAAACCTCATAACAAACAGTGGGTCGTACGTGAGGGAAATCGGCGCATAACGACTTTAAAGCTGATAAATGAGCCGGCTCTGATTCCATCTGATTTTCCTAAACTGAAGAAGGAATTCCAACTAATCAATATATCTTTTGACAAAGATATATTGAAGAATATTCAGTGTGTTGTTTTAGAGAATGAAGATGAAATCAATGAATGGGTGCGATTGAAACATACAGGTCAAAATGAGGGTTCTGGCACTGTGAGTTGGGATGGGCAGCAAACCAGTCGGTTTCGTGTAATTGCTGAAGGAAAGCCAGATATGAGGTTGTCCTTTTTAGATGAATTACGGCTCATAGCTGATGTTCCTCAATCTATAAAGGATGGGTTAGGAAATATCAAGAAAACCAACTTTGACCGTCTCATAGGAGACCCTGATATCCGTGAAATTATGGACTTGAGATTAGTGGTGACAAGCTTCAACTAAAAAATGGGATTAATCCATTTTTGCTAATGATACTTTATGACCTGATTTATGAAGACCTTAGTGTCGGGGATATATATCGAAAAAAAGATCGTATTGAATACATAGAATCGTTAAAACAACGACTCATGCAAGAAAATATGGAATCTTCTGATGAGCAGATTTCCGAGAATACAAGAGAAGCCAATAACAGTCAAGGTGGAGGTTATAAAGCTTCTAATTCATCCGGCAATAATTATTATAATAATGAAAATACAGATAGCAAGCAGCAATCTTCATCTGCTAATCAACAAGCATCCAATGCAAACCATAATTCGAAGAGAGGGGACAGTTATCATATAAACAGGAAAACTCTTATTCCTTCTCCTCATAAGTTAACTATTACACATGCAAGGATATTAAAAATTTTCAATGAATTAAAAGCTCTTGCAGTAGATGATTACCCTAATGCTGTGTCGGTGCTTTTTAGAGTGTTTATAGAATTAAGCGTAGATTGTTTTATTACGAATAAAAGCCTCATTGATTCGAGATTAAATGTGGACAGTACTCTGGCGTATAAAATAAATGCTGTTGCGGCTTATTTTGAAATAAACAAGATTTTGACAAAGCATGAACTCAGAGCTATACGGCAGATGACCGCAAGTGAAAACCAAACGCAATCTATAAGAACATTTCACTCATATATACATAACAAAGACGTGACACCATCTTCGACAGATCTGAAATCTGCTTGGGATGATATATGGACATTCATAGAGCAGGTTTGGAGGTAATTTATGGTGCAGTTTTCTTCGCCATTGCGCTATCCAGGCGGGAAGCGTAAACTGGCTGGATTTGTGAAAGATGCAGTTATTAAGAATGATATACAGGGCGGGACCTATGTTGAGCCTTTCGCAGGGGGCGCGAGTGTAGCGCTCTATTTGTTGTTTAATGAGTCTGTAAACCAAATCATAATAAATGACATTGACAGATCAATCTATGCATTTTGGTATTGTGTTTTAAACAACACACAGGAATTATGCAGCAGGATTGAACAAACAGCAATAACTATGGTTGAATGGGAAAATCAAAAAGCTGTTCAGCAAGAAAAAGAACAGGCGGAGTTTTTAGATCTAGCCTTTTCGACGTTTTTTTTGAATAGAACGAATAGATCAGGGATTATCAAAGGTGGGGTTATTGGAGGCAAAAACCAAACAGGCGAATGGAAGATGGATGTAAGGTTTAATAAGGACGATCTAATTAAAAGAATCGAAAAAATTGCTTTATATCGTGATAGAATTTCACTTCATTGCTCAGATTCGATTACTTTCATTGATGAGATTTTACCTGACATTGATGACCATACATTAATATATTTTGACCCGCCGTATTACAATCAAGGTTCGGCCTTATATGTAAATCATTATACACATGACAATCATGTTGAATTATCTCGATATATCCAGCGCTTGAACTGCAAATGGATGTTGACATATGACTATACTCCCAAAATTATTGAAATGTACCGTGATGTTGAAAAAAGGTTGCTAACATTAAGCTACACCGCATCTCAGAAAGTAAAAGGCAGTGAAATGCTGGCTTTTAGTAACAATTTTATAATTCCAGAAGGTAAATATTCAGCGATTACGATAGAATAGCTACATTAACAGGGGGATGTAATGTAAATGATAAAATCTTTGTATATAGAACAGTTCAGAGCAATGAAAAAATTATCTATCCCCTTAGGGCGAAAAATCACAGTTATTGCTGGACAAAATGCTACATGTAAATCTACTTTATTAGGAATGATTGGACAACCCTTTGGTTTAAAAGATGAAAAGACCATTTTTGACAAGCCATTTTCAACTAAGTTCTCCGATATCTTTAAGTTCTCAAAAAATAATGACTTACCAGGAGAGCATGAGTATCAAATTGAGTTTTTTGACTCAACTCTTTTTGGTAAGAACCTTGAATATATAAAATCCTATAAGCGTGCTCAGCATGATACATCACACATTCGCTTGGTAGTAGGGAAAACGAGAGGGAAAGGTGAGGGGAATTTAGATTATCCGGTAATATACTTGGGACTTAAGCGTACATATCCAATTGGGGAATTGCGTGAAATCACTGAGTCAAAACCTACTCTCACTGAATCTGAAATTGAGATATTCAATAAATGGTATAAAGAGATATTTTTCCCGCAGGAAAAAATATCTCCGATACAGATAACTTCTAAGTTACAAAAAGATACTTTAGCTGTAAACTCAGAAAAATATGATTACTTCGCAAACTCTGCTGGTCAAGATAATATTGGCCAAATTTTAGGTGCAATCATATCCTTTGATCGTCTGAAGGCAAAACTTGGTGATGAATACAAAGGAGGCATTCTTTTAATCGATGAATTTGATGCAACTTTATTTCCTGCAGCGCAGACAAATCTGGTAGACCTGTTTTATAAGCTTGCGGGGAAATATAATTTGCAATTTGTATTTACAACACATTCTTTGGACACCTTAGAACATATTATTGATAAAAGACAGCATAATAATAGTGATACAGAGGTGCTGTATTTTACCAATGTCTATGGAAAGCTAGATTTAATAGTAGCGCCTCAAATGCAACGCATTAGGAGCGATTTGAATATGGCTACTATTTCCCGCTCACCGCTTCAAAAAATAAATTTGTATT
This genomic stretch from Dehalobacter restrictus DSM 9455 harbors:
- the pabB gene encoding aminodeoxychorismate synthase component I; amino-acid sequence: MIFILDNYDSFTYNLYQYFGELGEEVLARRPEECTIAWIQQLEPELIVISPGPCSPNESVFALEVIRHFQGKIPLLGICLGHQAIGQVFEAEVVRAKTPVHGKISSIMHDQSGVFRDIASPFTVTRYHSLALRRNSIPADFIISAETEDGQVMGIRHRYLPIEGVQFHPEAILTENGHQMLRNAVQDARRWLSEHGKSKMIQALKASVIPQTIQKPGIPGSVKTLETPELEISETQETPDEDEIKQNIWQVRPFITDLKPFEMLQVFKNARDPFFLDSGDGYTELGKYSYFGADPFLKISAHRYQYSIAKSCKDEELIAYSAPQYSLTILNDYVLKYQAPSAAPFPFAGGAVGYFSYDLKNEIEELPVRVKDDLGMPLWRLAWYDGIVVYEHATGTYSLTACGMTDQGCCDPSLAQERLDKLEKLLRHYVEEQYLANGSAEHPCTGNELAVFGISFAEVHKAVSQEQYYRDLQRVIDYIYAGDIYQANLAQMFSVRYEGDPWDLYKQLHHKNSAPFAAFLPYPDFQILSSSPERFIKITPDGNIETRPIKGTRPRGKTPEEDQRLADKLVNSEKDRAELTMIIDLERNDLGRICEFGSVLTTELLTLEKYSTVWHLVATVVGKLKKSLKPEELIKAIFPGGSITGAPKIRAMEIIDELEPYNRGIYTGSIGYIGFDGAWDLNIVIRTILLKEKTAYLHAGGGIVADSIPQKEYEETIHKAGRLLEVLGVKLDGKSKQ
- a CDS encoding aminotransferase class IV; amino-acid sequence: MGNQNSKCGSFDKIERIGVFETIKVTADGIVVPGLHWERMSKGGKLLGITIPAYDEWLNEIETYLRETEIEQLPVALRAEIRKDPSLISDQSQNHNHNNQWLFSTRAVSYTREQYEEGVRVLFMPEHRSDPIPLNYIKSADFLDTAAALRAVQGSGAFEGIWLNSRGQIMEGTRSNIFFVKDGHLYTPSLESGCLAGIRRRIVIEKALELTIPFSEGVYYPEDLLNADEVFLTNSLMDVMPVRELEEKVFRLDGTLGRRLSLPI
- a CDS encoding ferredoxin reductase family protein translates to MRKRQGPLFILLTLILTFIFWSVSEPLRNVAPVRQYSEMAASLMLVCFAWVNFISTRHPLLDSLFHGLDKSYLYHKVLSITSVLLIFVHRFTLDAGKGNHYGENRVNLGPGPHGLNGPPPGVENGAELFSGIANLSMLLFIVLILLALFAWKMNYEKWKNIHKLFFIPYMIGIIHYYGSSDYAVTGLSALGLWLNLVNLVGLTSAIYSIGFYERTAFQSRYVVTNIRTVAKNTLEITGKAFKKGIRYKEGQFTFIKFTEEGKKFPSHPFTISQSFRKNEIQFAIKALGDHTSALLESVQEGDTFAVTSPHGRFDYKAGSNRQVWLAGGIGITPFRSFYQSAIPPQYSIDLFYCYNNEAEGPYLDEIKTLAAGSGIRVHLHDLQTKGFLGAEDICEAVPKTETVDVYFCGPEPLRIKLERELKTCGLRIGYFHYESFQFK
- a CDS encoding recombinase family protein, coding for MNNNIVIEIPSIKKEVLRVAAYCRVSTAYEEQQTSLDSQIRYYTDYINNHEGWVLADIYSEQASGTRFDNRTAFNRMMKDCRAGKIDYIITKSISRFGRNTLPFLRSFNELLGLGITIYFEMERLDSSDWRMRKIITAAAAVAQSESESKSANIKWGIQRSFEKGHVKLNHTNFLGYTKDENGKLVIVEEEAKIVRLIYDLYLKGYGYRKIKSYLEKNDIKTVTGKSEWSTSTIDRILCNEKYIGTILSQKSYVENCLTHKQVKNNGESPMYLMENNHEAIISKEVFEEVQHRKSS
- a CDS encoding DNA adenine methylase is translated as MVQFSSPLRYPGGKRKLAGFVKDAVIKNDIQGGTYVEPFAGGASVALYLLFNESVNQIIINDIDRSIYAFWYCVLNNTQELCSRIEQTAITMVEWENQKAVQQEKEQAEFLDLAFSTFFLNRTNRSGIIKGGVIGGKNQTGEWKMDVRFNKDDLIKRIEKIALYRDRISLHCSDSITFIDEILPDIDDHTLIYFDPPYYNQGSALYVNHYTHDNHVELSRYIQRLNCKWMLTYDYTPKIIEMYRDVEKRLLTLSYTASQKVKGSEMLAFSNNFIIPEGKYSAITIE
- a CDS encoding AAA family ATPase; translation: MIKSLYIEQFRAMKKLSIPLGRKITVIAGQNATCKSTLLGMIGQPFGLKDEKTIFDKPFSTKFSDIFKFSKNNDLPGEHEYQIEFFDSTLFGKNLEYIKSYKRAQHDTSHIRLVVGKTRGKGEGNLDYPVIYLGLKRTYPIGELREITESKPTLTESEIEIFNKWYKEIFFPQEKISPIQITSKLQKDTLAVNSEKYDYFANSAGQDNIGQILGAIISFDRLKAKLGDEYKGGILLIDEFDATLFPAAQTNLVDLFYKLAGKYNLQFVFTTHSLDTLEHIIDKRQHNNSDTEVLYFTNVYGKLDLIVAPQMQRIRSDLNMATISRSPLQKINLYCEDAEASWFIKRILGPQKTKYLNFCAATFGGDFLSSLAEKNISEFNSSIIVLDGDKKPSKAASNVLCLPGNANPENVFRQLLEDMPPDHVFWQNDLRYTKQVFEKELSKQTNGRYDDRNKMKAWFNNQKKFWGRGGSNIFKCWLDHHPEQAEDFRIRFVRVYNEIAKRRSIPTI